A stretch of Bacillus pseudomycoides DNA encodes these proteins:
- a CDS encoding right-handed parallel beta-helix repeat-containing protein: protein MDYLIELNQWGIKEGFPTKPYADADYIQADKNIQGINSALQFAAVNNYAEVILPKGNYAICYPREIAMVSNIDFNLNGSTLKVIYDSNKKSPFDNRTTTDYYNFKGNSVVFSKTTNSHLFDGTVIGCRDDRSFSNPLEAAMEHTYGVLFQRSSSYCSMTNCTVRDYMGDNVSFSSDSIYNYGEFDQGLTLSALDYTTGQPITSANTLITKLLNIPQDLTPKINSFLIAGAGYARKTNLNTQELDIFFYDNSNKFIGVMKKRRIYTDISIPVTATKFRLQYYNETNPSKNMQITIMFGGIPHHNTVKKCEIFNGHRGGITLGGSYNKIVNNKIRDNGKGLVRFLDGKPLFNDPTRYSINMEDSYGASCTIKDNEIYGSYHGILVGCYDVLIEHNHIYNIDNIAINLYSLVHANIKDNFLYNCQNNIGLMTSNFSAAFVNIEGNSFTGGIMNVTSDSYRVSLSNNQYVNPDMIAMGDNCTFDNNYIVFTENLVTAPWLKANKISRCTFKSVPIQKEMTFKVKEYDNCRFENLRVRSENPNPKNVDVCEFTRSEFINCELRNHMFNGRPMNVKVTKSKLIDTTCECGITNVDNQVSYTSLEECDITINTKNNLFLSDTNRPYTIYKAANCIVTINNISFGALLASGSANAANELVLEGNEFVYTGSTPLNLKYYTNKNHIRNFVDSDNIFTNITLPTVS, encoded by the coding sequence TTGGATTATTTAATTGAATTAAATCAGTGGGGTATAAAAGAAGGATTCCCTACCAAGCCCTATGCAGATGCTGATTATATACAAGCTGATAAGAATATACAGGGAATAAACAGTGCATTACAATTTGCGGCGGTTAACAATTATGCTGAAGTGATTCTTCCAAAGGGGAATTATGCGATCTGTTATCCTCGTGAAATCGCTATGGTTTCTAATATTGATTTTAATTTAAATGGTTCAACACTAAAAGTAATATATGATTCTAACAAAAAATCACCATTCGATAATAGAACAACTACTGATTATTACAACTTTAAAGGAAATAGTGTTGTTTTTAGCAAAACCACTAATTCTCATTTATTTGACGGAACCGTCATTGGATGTAGGGATGATAGGAGTTTCTCGAATCCTTTAGAAGCAGCAATGGAGCACACATATGGAGTTCTCTTTCAAAGAAGTTCAAGTTATTGTTCTATGACAAATTGTACAGTTCGCGATTACATGGGTGATAATGTTTCATTTAGCTCAGATTCTATATATAACTATGGTGAATTTGATCAAGGACTTACATTAAGTGCTTTAGATTACACAACTGGACAACCAATCACCTCGGCTAATACACTCATAACAAAACTGTTAAACATACCTCAAGATTTAACACCAAAGATAAATTCTTTCCTTATAGCTGGCGCAGGATACGCTAGAAAAACTAATTTAAATACTCAAGAATTGGACATCTTCTTTTACGACAATAGCAACAAATTCATAGGGGTTATGAAGAAAAGACGAATTTATACCGATATTTCTATTCCTGTTACTGCAACTAAGTTTAGATTGCAGTATTACAATGAAACCAACCCAAGTAAGAATATGCAGATTACTATTATGTTTGGCGGGATCCCCCATCATAATACAGTGAAAAAGTGTGAAATATTTAATGGGCATAGGGGCGGTATTACTTTAGGTGGTAGCTATAACAAAATTGTAAACAATAAAATCCGTGATAATGGAAAAGGTTTGGTTAGGTTTTTGGATGGAAAACCGCTTTTCAATGACCCGACTAGATATTCGATAAATATGGAAGATAGTTATGGGGCAAGTTGTACGATAAAAGATAACGAAATTTACGGTAGTTATCATGGTATCTTAGTTGGGTGTTACGATGTTTTAATAGAGCACAATCACATTTACAACATTGATAATATTGCAATCAATTTGTATTCTCTCGTGCATGCAAACATTAAGGATAACTTCTTATACAACTGTCAAAACAACATTGGCCTTATGACTTCTAATTTCAGTGCGGCGTTTGTGAATATCGAGGGCAACAGCTTTACAGGTGGCATCATGAATGTAACTAGTGATTCATACAGGGTTTCATTATCAAACAATCAATACGTAAATCCTGACATGATTGCAATGGGCGATAATTGCACGTTTGATAATAATTACATTGTTTTTACAGAAAATCTAGTTACTGCACCGTGGTTAAAGGCAAACAAAATAAGCAGATGTACCTTTAAATCTGTCCCTATACAAAAGGAAATGACGTTTAAAGTGAAAGAGTATGATAATTGTAGATTCGAAAACTTACGAGTCAGATCTGAAAATCCAAATCCTAAGAATGTAGATGTCTGTGAATTCACTAGATCAGAATTTATTAATTGTGAGCTGAGAAATCATATGTTTAACGGACGCCCCATGAACGTTAAGGTTACTAAATCAAAGCTTATAGATACGACCTGTGAATGCGGTATTACAAATGTGGACAACCAAGTATCATACACGTCATTAGAAGAATGCGATATCACTATCAATACCAAAAATAATCTGTTTTTATCAGATACAAACAGGCCATATACAATTTATAAAGCAGCAAATTGTATAGTCACGATAAACAATATATCTTTTGGTGCCTTATTAGCATCTGGCTCAGCTAATGCAGCGAATGAACTAGTTCTAGAAGGAAATGAGTTTGTTTATACAGGATCTACACCTTTGAATTTAAAATATTATACAAATAAAAATCACATACGTAACTTTGTTGATTCAGATAATATTTTTACAAATATCACTTTACCTACTGTTTCCTAA